One Citrus sinensis cultivar Valencia sweet orange chromosome 5, DVS_A1.0, whole genome shotgun sequence genomic window, CATTTCTAGTGTTTCAAGGTTTAAAAGGGTGCATAGCAGTGAAGGAAGGCATTTGAGCGAAGGgatattcaatttcaaatacttcaaaagatataaattttctaatcCGGGTGGATATTGGTCCAGGACTGCAGAACCCATGTTCAATACCCGAAGGTGTTTGaactttttacaaaaattctcgCAATCTATCAGAGCGAGACGATCGCTTTCTGAACTGTTATTCAGAAAAGATTGGAGACGCGTGTCAGAATATTCTAAAGATAAAAACTGAATCAGATCTTCCCAAATGAAGCACCGTTTAACATTTGCCAGTGGTTCCCTTTTCCTTTCACGCATCCAGACAAATCCCGTAATCTCTGCCACCAAAGCCAATGAAGTATATACAATACTTGGAACATAACACGCTTTGATTATGCCTCCGGCTCTTCTCTTACTCACTTGAATGATGCCGCGATGGATTAGTTCTTTCAAGTAATGTTCGGCAGTTTCTTCACCGTGGTATGGTATGAAACCTTCAGCTACCCACAACTGATATAATTGCCTCGTAGATATCTCAATACTTGGACAGAAGACATACAAATAGATGCAGCAGACTTTCAAGTGAAAAGGTAACTCCATCACAGAAAAAATTTGTCTCCAAATTGTCGGAATCGCTTCGCCtcgaaaataattttctaatggCATACTTCCATAGTGTAGGATGAAAAATTGCCAGGCTTCATGCTTTAATCTGATCAATGGTCCTCCAGTGAGCACCGAATCAAGCCGAATCTTCTCTCCGTTTTCCATTTCCAACGACGCAAGGAGGTTTGGATCAGTGACCAATATCAATACTCTGCTTCCATTCTGATTATCAGGAAGAACTTCTTCAAGATCATCCCATATCTCACTGTGATCAAAGACATCATCAAGCACAATAAAGTACTTCTTGTTTGTTAGGAAATCTCGAAGAACAGATTTCTTCAATTGATAATGTTCACCGATAATTACACTAACCCGAGATGGAGGCATCACAGACTTGATTATGTCATCCAATATCTTGCCAAAATCGTAGAGTATAGAAACCCTGACCCAAGCAAGACAGTCAAAATAGAACTTGACATGATTATTGTTGTAAGTATCAGCAGCAAAAGCAGTCTTGTCGAAGCCACTGCTGTCGAGAATTGCAACCACTGCCAGCCCAGATGGTCCCTCAATCAATAGATCAAACAACTCCTCTCTGCCCCGTTCAAATTCACTGATATCAAGCCGACGATGTCCCTCACTCAATAGGCGAATGATTTCGTTACTTTTTTCACGGATATCAAAACCATTGTCGCCGGGTGGAAGTTGTTGCGTCCGATTTCTAATATCAATGATTTTAGTGTGGAGTCCAACAAGAAGAGCCATATCAGTACTGCTTTCACTTTCGTTTTCACTGTTTTGCTGCTGCATGATGTTGATGAAGAATGTGTCAATTGCATCCTCAGATTCATGGACAAAGACATTGATGTCCTCCAGAATTTCCAAAATATCTGCTCTTtcaacatcttcttcatcGCTTTCTTCTAAGTCCAACAGTTGCAAAAAAGGCAAAGATATTTTGGAGTCATCgaatttttctctaatgagTTGAAACAAATGCCGAGCCATGTCAGCTTCATATTTTCCCAGCAGAGTAGTAGCAATAATTTCGGACTCCGTAAGAAGGTTTTTAAAAAGTGgagttaattttgttgaatctGGCAGCGGCAACGTGCCTTCTTCACCTGCTAACACCCTTTTCAACCTCTCACAAAACAGTCGGAGGTGGAATTCCAGCATTTCTCCTTCTCTCCGTAGCACTCAGAGGTATAGTTGAAAGATTAAACACCTTGgaagaatttgaaaagaaaatgccaagaaACTGTGTAAGTGGCTAAACTATGAAaaattgatcatttttttGCATTGTAAGTTACGCGTTCATTTAGAGAAAAGTCCAAGACGCGTGCCTTTTGAAAAGAACAGGTATCCCAATCGGTATCCAACctttatcttatttaattactaCCATAACATAATTGATGGTGCTTAaatcaattgtttcttttttaatttaaagaatttttcattaaaaaaatattttaatatcaaatacCCTTCAATGGCATAACTGCCGCAAGCCCAAAAACaggattaaataatttttttttttgaatttttggtcATGGAAAGAGCAGTATTAAACATCAGAAAGCTAAGGTCGTTCTGTTAAAGAATTGATattgacataattttttttggttttcggggaaaaaaaaaattgttgacaagcaagaaaatatttttatattttacaatttattatacatattttatcttattaaagtaatttaataataaatagaaacataatattacgataaaaaaattaaagtttaacttattttgaatattataaaaaataattttaatattattaatatggggacattgtattaattttaaaattttttaacccaaaggtttatttaaaatgtttattataaatacaaatataaaattaaatatcataatttaaaatttttaatattattttaagtattaaaaatattttaatgttattagtCTACTACATAGATCATATTacttatataatatttgtattattaaaaattcttaaaatcaaatttttagttAGTATATCCATGAGGTattatggttaaaaaaaaaaaagaccttattgttactttttaaaaaattgagggCCTTCgtgataattttttcaaaaagaaaatacttgGTATCTGGGAGGGATAGAGAAATAGGACTCCCAAAATCTCTCacccttttttaattaaaaaaattaaaatatcaataaaaaataataaagaaaatagaattttatcTACTCCTTACTTCATTTTTGCAACTCTCTCACCATCTCTGTCGAGCAGccctctctctcactctctcacTCACACAGTCTTTTTCACGATTTGAAATTCTTTGGCCCTTTGCATTACAAGAAATTAACGCTTTGGTTCTCCCAAGGGTAGATTGGTTTTATTGGGAAGCTATTAATTAGAAGGAGGAAAAAGGACTATATTTAGAATATGATTTGTTGGAGAATCTCAGAGTTAGTCAATTTTCAAGCCACACTTTCAATAGCCAACTGATTTAGAAACcattaattactttaatttccATAAATTGTAATGACAGTGCAAATGCATCTGGTTGTGATAGCTAAGGGTTAGCTTgaagaattaaatttcataagatATTACTGGAAAACGCTTTGCAGATAACGTGTTGCTTCCTTTGCTAGGctacaatttcaaaattctcaCGAGTTTTCCATTGTTGTCACAAACcgagaaattataaaatacatggCCTGGTTCTTTGGCAATGACCATCTCATCGTCGGCGGTCGCGTCGTCATTGTCACTGGTCTTGCTGGACCGAGACAATGAGAGAGAGGTTTGTTAGATGGAGTTAGTGAGAGAGAGTTGTAAAGATGGAATGATGATAAAggattctattttttttaattgtttttattaatattttaatttttaaaattaaaatgtgctGCCGTTTCTCTCGACtctcataatttatttcatttttagggAATCCAATGAGAAATATGATAAAAGAACGTCAATTACttgtcattttcaatttttttctataagCTATTTATTTCGAGCATTAGTGATCTTGTCTGGCTACTCCAATTATTGACGTAACTCCAGTGGCTGCATCCACTGGAAAACGTGGATGagaaccatttttttttcataaaggTAACTGCTCCAATTATTGACATAATTGATGGTgcttaaatcaattttttttttaatttaaagaattttgctttaaaaaataattaatatcaaaatgCCTTCAATGTTGTTACCGCCACAAGCCCAGTTAGAGgactcattaaaaattttagaatttttaggCTTGGAAAGCGTAGTATTAAACATCAGAAAGCAAAGGTTGTTATGTCGAAGAATTGATGTcgacaaaattttattttagttttcggaaaaaaaaatattttgttgacaagcaagaaaatattttttatactttacAATCTGCtatacatattttatcatattaaagtaattttaataatatatggaaacataatattataataaataaattaaaattaaaattactttgaattattgaatattacaaaaagataattttaatattattaataggaaaacattttttaattgtaaaatctttttaatacaaaaaatcatttaaaatctttataataaatacaaatataaaattaaaaaatatcataatttaaattttttaatattatttaaatattaaaaatactttaatattattagtctactacataaaatatattatttatattatattcgTATTGATTA contains:
- the LOC102607619 gene encoding disease resistance RPP8-like protein 3 isoform X1, whose amino-acid sequence is MLEFHLRLFCERLKRVLAGEEGTLPLPDSTKLTPLFKNLLTESEIIATTLLGKYEADMARHLFQLIREKFDDSKISLPFLQLLDLEESDEEDVERADILEILEDINVFVHESEDAIDTFFINIMQQQNSENESESSTDMALLVGLHTKIIDIRNRTQQLPPGDNGFDIREKSNEIIRLLSEGHRRLDISEFERGREELFDLLIEGPSGLAVVAILDSSGFDKTAFAADTYNNNHVKFYFDCLAWVRVSILYDFGKILDDIIKSVMPPSRVSVIIGEHYQLKKSVLRDFLTNKKYFIVLDDVFDHSEIWDDLEEVLPDNQNGSRVLILVTDPNLLASLEMENGEKIRLDSVLTGGPLIRLKHEAWQFFILHYGSMPLENYFRGEAIPTIWRQIFSVMELPFHLKVCCIYLYVFCPSIEISTRQLYQLWVAEGFIPYHGEETAEHYLKELIHRGIIQVSKRRAGGIIKACYVPSIVYTSLALVAEITGFVWMRERKREPLANVKRCFIWEDLIQFLSLEYSDTRLQSFLNNSSESDRLALIDCENFCKKFKHLRVLNMGSAVLDQYPPGLENLYLLKYLKLNIPSLKCLPSLLCTLLNLETLEMPSSYIDQSPDDIWMMQKLMHLNFGSITLPAPPKNYSSSLKNLIFISALNPSSCTPDILGRLPSVRTLRISGDMSYYQSGVSKSLCELHKLECLKLVNESKPSRMVLSEYQFPPSLSQLTLSNTELMEDPTPILENLPLLRVLKLKQNSYLGRKLACVGLSSFPELKVLHLKSMYWLDEWTMGAGAMPKLESLIVNPCAYLRKLPEELWCIQSLRKLDLHWPQTELRQRLRTFKDMEWRYDIQLYPYGI
- the LOC102607619 gene encoding disease resistance RPP8-like protein 3 isoform X2; amino-acid sequence: MLDVHLRLFRERLKRVLAGEEGTLPLPDSTNLTPLFQNLLTESEIIATTLLGKYEADMARHLFQLIREKFDDSKISLPFLQLLDLEESDEEDVERADILEILEDINVFVHESEDAIDTFFINIMQQQNSENESESSTDMALLVGLHTKIIDIRNRTQQLPPGDNGFDIREKSNEIIRLLSEGHRRLDISEFERGREELFDLLIEGPSGLAVVAILDSSGFDKTAFAADTYNNNHVKFYFDCLAWVRVSILYDFGKILDDIIKSVMPPSRVSVIIGEHYQLKKSVLRDFLTNKKYFIVLDDVFDHSEIWDDLEEVLPDNQNGSRVLILVTDPNLLASLEMENGEKIRLDSVLTGGPLIRLKHEAWQFFILHYGSMPLENYFRGEAIPTIWRQIFSVMELPFHLKVCCIYLYVFCPSIEISTRQLYQLWVAEGFIPYHGEETAEHYLKELIHRGIIQVSKRRAGGIIKACYVPSIVYTSLALVAEITGFVWMRERKREPLANVKRCFIWEDLIQFLSLEYSDTRLQSFLNNSSESDRLALIDCENFCKKFKHLRVLNMGSAVLDQYPPGLENLYLLKYLKLNIPSLKCLPSLLCTLLNLETLEMPSSYIDQSPDDIWMMQKLMHLNFGSITLPAPPKNYSSSLKNLIFISALNPSSCTPDILGRLPSVRTLRISGDMSYYQSGVSKSLCELHKLECLKLVNESKPSRMVLSEYQFPPSLSQLTLSNTELMEDPTPILENLPLLRVLKLKQNSYLGRKLACVGLSSFPELKVLHLKSMYWLDEWTMGAGAMPKLESLIVNPCAYLRKLPEELWCIQSLRKLDLHWPQTELRQRLRTFKDMEWRYDIQLYPYGI
- the LOC102607619 gene encoding disease resistance RPP8-like protein 3 isoform X3; this encodes MLEFHLRLFCERLKRVLAGEEGTLPLPDSTKLTPLFKNLLTESEIIATTLLGKYEADMARHLFQLIREKFDDSKISLPFLQLLDLEESDEEDVERADILEILEDINVFVHESEDAIDTFFINIMQQQNSENESESSTDMALLVGLHTKIIDIRNRTQQLPPGDNGFDIREKSNEIIRLLSEGHRRLDISEFERGREELFDLLIEGPSGLAVVAILDSSGFDKTAFAADTYNNNHVKFYFDCLAWVRVSILYDFGKILDDIIKSVMPPSRVSVIIGEHYQLKKSVLRDFLTNKKYFIVLDDVFDHSEIWDDLEEVLPDNQNGSRVLILVTDPNLLASLEMENGEKIRLDSVLTGGPLIRLKHEAWQFFILHYGSMPLENYFRGEAIPTIWRQIFSVMELPFHLKVCCIYLYVFCPSIEISTRQLYQLWVAEGFIPYHGEETAEHYLKELIHRGIIQVSKRRAGGIIKACYVPSIVYTSLALVAEITGFVWMRERKREPLANVKRCFIWEDLIQFLSLEYSDTRLQSFLNNSSESDRLALIDCENFCKKFKHLRVLNMGSAVLDQYPPGLENLYLLKYLKLNIPSLKCLPSLLCTLLNLETLEMPSSYIDQSPDDIWMMQKLMHLNFGSITLPAPPKNYSSSLKNLIFISALNPSSCTPDILGRLPSVRTLRISGDMSYYQSGVSKSLCELHKLECLKLVNESKPSRMVLSEYQFPPSLSQLTLSNTELMEDPTPILENLPLLRVLKLKQNSYLGRKLACVGLSSFPELKVLHLKSMYWLDEWTMGAGAMPKLESLIVNPCAYLRKLPEELWCIESLLKLDLHWPQTQLRQTLRTFKNMEWRYDIQLYPYGI